From Deinococcus yavapaiensis KR-236, a single genomic window includes:
- a CDS encoding PKD domain-containing protein: MRSEDRRWTPRWLAVVLVWLIVLGSSALAQAGVTLTLSANRADVGIGVGATYSISPNAGNPQGFVLDWGDGTTEQLQRASSTIVHAYFTPGVYTVAIRNDGAPYASAVVTIVDQTNCTIAAAPSATTVGTNVTFTVDVTGSARSTYALEFGDGDTAPPFTVGRQRSFQFTHAFRSPGVFFPVVRDQRGEAVLCRTTVTVTSPTATLTVTPTSVTVGEKVSASMGNLFAGVDYILDWGDDTTTPISVAASPSTAAAEHAYQTVGTFVVRLTSSGSAPLTATVVVRPPAPSLTVSPNPAAVGETVTAALGSLVRGVSYTLDWGNGTTVPVNATGSSTTLTQVFQQPGTYVVRLTAEGLPPVVSTLTVRLPAPSLAVSPNPAAVGETVTATLGSLVRGVAYTLDWGDGTTVPVTASAGSTILTRVFGQPGVYVVRLSADGVAPVVSTLTVRVPTPTLTPRPNPAAVGETVTATLGNLVQGVAYTLDWGDDATSNVTGNGTATSTHVYRAPGTYVVRLSAEGVAPVIVTLAVRLPTPTLSVAPNPAVVGQDVTATLAGTVASYPYRLDWGDDTIDAVTGGGPAPRHRYTRPGLYVVQLTAEGLAAPVTATVRVTPSLVVQSFTLSFVNPQGRPAPVVAKGARVDAALTLQYSGQGQLQGDVLLDGTPIARAVLNAPLGRSSVVFPVPNLPTDKVGTFTLSYQPDPAPGETPILPTPAAIVYRVREVPTEMDVGGFIFKLGVVTNLDPDAFAGAATHTLVVGGVEAFKDVGVNFTGLKVQDVSETRVKVTDGTVTMDLARFDTTPLPAGVTGFTLKPTRAVFAPTGARFTGNVILRFACTSPSGSRLDPGLIDRLKDVNFSRRLALAGVLPKPTPPEPLGGYQLMSYRPGRGQDQRFATSLRDASPVSDVSTVIAGLKQAAQSCRPDPSASYTVTDASLAPDTGDLFGETSATLNGLPVPSTPLTLTGTANLVLDLSAARSDAAVDEVRALYLAVPSEPAPPGGAEWTGVVLRGVTPKLGGASAAPTTATLRRGWTFAGDVAAGSFTDRGWTFRLSAASVKVVENVPATTDIAATTRVPLWEQDAPVTMTLGSDGVRYTIEGDVTRDFGTTILNAGSGAWTERGDALDLVMNSSTWSIGDLSTLQPRTRPSLGKRKRFDGATAFGNVSRGGTTANLALANFATSSAPRLTSFALGSRELQPVSLSPVQTQGGAGGAAGAPSPASGYALTARSGLSAALQTDLETFYGTRVTDGNAPLGSIELRVDGSARFQGRAPDAEGLSRTPAWGGDFKLFGQPFDIDYVVLGGAGGAYTLGLDGKQQFSPVVRAVSARARYIVSEGRERSFVLRTDGFSQYVNANTTFRVEGNEQRVVLGGRNVRVLAAMQGGGDVTIAKVDGGYELFLKGGLDMGRGNSAFSVTAEALFGLTSDPYFYVKASVDSRAPIVSVLGAFNIYGFTGGVAYRMRWPDRATVPQYAQRPAKSLGSGIQVIGGLTGAFEDGNSLHFRSIFSVDARGFQLTADGWILTPLSRGVFGREAPQSRILATITGDGFDMYGCLGPYPVDGISCGDLRAFTLYDVVTFTSWMHVRVADQKFVKIGTYAQPSKATLQIPALGGVTSTSYFIFGQAFEPGDLPFRFTGTGLLVERSTGLFVGYGFTARFGVAGALGKLGSPFDCYPWARASFDSALDANAGLVLDPVSFKAGVKFEYGFEVRAGCAGRDRPFANKQEIMEWNGKSFGVHLQATVEGTLSAYDPIAFSGSAALTVDLPLIPTFTVSAGASF, from the coding sequence ATGCGTTCTGAAGACCGACGGTGGACACCGCGGTGGCTCGCCGTGGTGCTGGTGTGGCTGATCGTCCTCGGGTCGAGCGCGCTCGCCCAAGCGGGCGTCACCTTGACACTTTCCGCCAACCGCGCGGACGTCGGCATCGGCGTGGGCGCGACGTACAGCATTTCGCCGAATGCCGGAAATCCGCAAGGATTCGTCCTCGACTGGGGTGACGGAACGACCGAGCAACTGCAGCGAGCGAGCAGCACCATCGTGCACGCGTACTTCACTCCGGGCGTGTATACGGTCGCGATTCGCAACGACGGCGCGCCTTACGCGAGCGCGGTCGTGACGATCGTCGACCAGACGAATTGCACGATCGCGGCGGCGCCGTCAGCCACGACGGTCGGCACGAACGTCACGTTTACCGTGGACGTCACGGGCTCGGCGAGGAGCACGTACGCCTTGGAGTTCGGAGACGGAGACACGGCCCCGCCCTTCACGGTGGGACGCCAGCGAAGCTTTCAGTTCACGCACGCGTTCCGCTCGCCCGGCGTCTTCTTTCCCGTCGTGCGCGATCAACGCGGTGAAGCCGTCCTTTGTCGCACGACGGTCACGGTGACGTCGCCCACCGCGACCCTGACCGTCACGCCGACCAGCGTCACCGTCGGCGAGAAGGTGAGCGCCTCGATGGGCAACCTCTTCGCGGGCGTGGACTACATCCTCGATTGGGGCGACGACACGACCACTCCCATCAGCGTCGCCGCCAGCCCGTCCACGGCCGCCGCCGAGCACGCCTACCAAACGGTCGGGACCTTCGTCGTGCGGCTCACGTCGAGCGGCTCGGCGCCGCTCACGGCGACGGTCGTGGTGCGACCGCCCGCCCCGAGCCTCACGGTCTCGCCCAATCCCGCTGCGGTCGGCGAGACCGTGACGGCGGCGCTCGGGAGCCTCGTGAGGGGCGTCTCGTACACCTTGGACTGGGGAAACGGGACCACCGTACCCGTGAACGCGACCGGAAGCTCGACGACCCTCACGCAAGTCTTCCAGCAACCCGGCACGTACGTCGTGCGACTCACGGCCGAGGGCTTGCCGCCCGTCGTGTCCACCCTGACGGTGCGTCTGCCCGCTCCGAGCCTCGCCGTCTCGCCCAATCCCGCCGCCGTGGGCGAGACCGTGACGGCGACCCTCGGGAGCCTCGTGAGGGGCGTCGCGTACACCCTCGATTGGGGCGACGGGACCACCGTGCCCGTGACCGCGTCGGCAGGTTCGACGATTCTCACGCGCGTGTTTGGGCAGCCCGGCGTGTACGTCGTGAGACTTTCGGCTGATGGGGTCGCTCCGGTCGTGTCCACCCTGACGGTGCGCGTTCCCACACCGACCCTCACGCCACGGCCCAATCCCGCCGCGGTCGGCGAGACCGTGACGGCGACGCTCGGGAACCTCGTGCAGGGCGTCGCGTACACCCTCGATTGGGGCGACGACGCGACCTCGAACGTCACCGGCAACGGCACTGCCACCTCCACGCACGTCTACCGCGCGCCCGGCACGTACGTCGTTCGGCTCTCGGCGGAAGGTGTCGCGCCCGTCATCGTGACCTTGGCGGTACGCCTCCCGACCCCGACGCTGTCCGTCGCGCCGAATCCCGCCGTCGTCGGGCAAGACGTCACCGCCACGCTCGCCGGCACCGTGGCGAGCTATCCCTACCGTTTGGACTGGGGTGACGACACGATCGACGCCGTGACGGGCGGCGGTCCCGCGCCGCGCCACCGTTACACGCGGCCCGGCTTGTACGTCGTGCAACTCACCGCCGAAGGACTGGCCGCGCCCGTGACGGCGACCGTGCGGGTCACGCCGAGCCTCGTCGTGCAAAGTTTCACGCTGAGCTTCGTGAATCCGCAAGGGCGCCCCGCGCCTGTCGTGGCGAAGGGAGCGCGGGTCGACGCCGCCCTCACCTTGCAGTACTCCGGCCAAGGGCAATTGCAAGGCGACGTCCTCCTCGACGGAACGCCCATCGCCCGCGCCGTCTTGAACGCTCCGCTCGGACGGTCGAGCGTCGTCTTCCCCGTTCCGAACCTGCCCACCGACAAAGTCGGGACGTTCACGCTTTCGTACCAGCCCGACCCCGCGCCCGGCGAGACGCCGATCCTTCCCACGCCCGCCGCGATCGTGTACCGCGTGCGCGAAGTGCCGACCGAGATGGACGTCGGAGGCTTCATCTTCAAGCTCGGCGTCGTCACGAACCTCGACCCGGACGCCTTCGCGGGCGCGGCGACGCACACCCTCGTCGTGGGCGGCGTCGAGGCCTTCAAGGACGTCGGCGTGAACTTCACGGGCCTCAAGGTGCAAGACGTCTCGGAGACGCGCGTGAAGGTCACGGACGGCACGGTCACGATGGATCTCGCGCGTTTCGACACGACGCCCTTGCCCGCCGGGGTCACGGGCTTCACGCTCAAGCCGACGCGAGCCGTCTTCGCGCCGACGGGCGCCCGTTTCACCGGGAACGTCATTTTGCGCTTCGCTTGCACGTCGCCGTCGGGAAGCCGCCTCGATCCCGGCCTCATCGATCGCCTCAAAGACGTCAACTTCTCGCGCCGCCTCGCTTTGGCGGGCGTCCTGCCGAAGCCGACGCCGCCCGAGCCTCTCGGCGGCTACCAGCTCATGTCGTACCGCCCCGGCCGCGGACAGGACCAACGCTTCGCGACGTCGCTGCGCGACGCTTCGCCCGTGAGCGACGTGTCCACGGTGATCGCCGGGCTGAAGCAAGCGGCGCAGTCGTGCCGCCCCGATCCCAGCGCCTCGTACACGGTCACCGACGCGAGCCTCGCGCCCGACACGGGCGATCTCTTCGGCGAAACGAGCGCGACGTTGAACGGACTTCCCGTTCCGAGCACGCCGCTCACGCTGACGGGGACCGCGAACCTCGTGCTCGACCTCAGCGCCGCTCGAAGCGACGCGGCCGTCGACGAGGTTCGCGCCCTGTACCTCGCGGTGCCGAGCGAGCCCGCACCGCCCGGCGGTGCCGAGTGGACGGGCGTCGTCCTTCGCGGCGTCACGCCGAAGCTCGGCGGCGCGAGCGCGGCGCCCACCACGGCGACGTTGCGGCGCGGTTGGACGTTCGCCGGCGACGTCGCGGCGGGCTCGTTCACGGATCGCGGCTGGACCTTCCGCTTGAGCGCGGCGAGCGTCAAGGTCGTGGAGAACGTTCCGGCCACGACGGACATCGCCGCCACGACGCGCGTCCCGCTGTGGGAGCAGGACGCGCCGGTCACGATGACCCTCGGGTCGGACGGCGTTCGCTACACGATCGAGGGCGACGTCACGCGAGACTTCGGAACCACGATCCTCAACGCCGGAAGCGGAGCGTGGACGGAGCGCGGCGACGCCCTCGACCTCGTCATGAACTCCTCGACGTGGAGCATCGGCGACTTGTCGACCCTACAGCCGAGAACGCGCCCCAGCTTGGGCAAGCGCAAGCGCTTCGACGGTGCGACCGCCTTCGGAAACGTCTCTCGAGGGGGAACGACCGCCAACCTCGCCTTGGCGAACTTCGCGACGTCCAGCGCCCCGCGCCTCACGAGCTTCGCCCTCGGCTCGCGGGAATTACAGCCGGTTTCGCTGTCGCCCGTGCAGACGCAAGGCGGCGCGGGCGGTGCGGCGGGCGCCCCGTCCCCCGCGAGCGGCTACGCCTTGACCGCCAGAAGCGGCTTGTCGGCGGCGTTGCAAACCGACTTGGAGACCTTCTACGGTACGCGAGTCACCGACGGCAACGCGCCGCTCGGGTCGATCGAGTTGCGCGTCGACGGCAGCGCGCGATTCCAAGGCCGCGCGCCCGACGCGGAGGGCTTGAGCCGCACGCCCGCGTGGGGCGGGGACTTCAAGCTGTTCGGACAGCCGTTCGACATCGACTATGTCGTTCTCGGTGGAGCGGGAGGCGCGTACACCCTGGGCCTCGACGGCAAGCAGCAATTCTCGCCGGTCGTGCGGGCCGTGTCCGCGCGGGCGCGTTACATCGTCTCGGAAGGCCGCGAGCGCTCCTTCGTCTTGCGGACGGACGGCTTTTCGCAGTACGTCAACGCGAACACGACCTTCCGCGTGGAAGGCAACGAGCAGCGCGTCGTCCTCGGCGGCCGCAACGTCCGCGTTCTCGCGGCCATGCAAGGTGGCGGCGACGTCACCATCGCGAAGGTCGACGGCGGCTACGAGTTGTTCTTGAAGGGCGGGCTCGACATGGGACGCGGCAACAGCGCTTTCAGCGTGACGGCCGAGGCGCTCTTCGGGCTCACCAGCGATCCGTACTTCTACGTCAAGGCGAGCGTCGATTCTCGCGCGCCCATCGTGAGCGTCCTCGGAGCGTTCAACATCTACGGCTTCACGGGCGGCGTGGCGTACCGCATGCGCTGGCCCGACCGCGCGACCGTGCCGCAGTACGCCCAGCGACCCGCCAAGAGTCTGGGCAGCGGCATTCAAGTCATCGGCGGTCTCACCGGGGCCTTCGAAGACGGAAACTCGCTGCACTTCCGCTCGATCTTCAGCGTGGACGCACGCGGTTTCCAACTCACGGCGGACGGCTGGATCCTCACGCCTTTGTCGAGGGGCGTGTTCGGCCGCGAAGCGCCGCAAAGCCGTATTCTCGCGACGATCACCGGCGACGGCTTCGACATGTACGGTTGCCTCGGCCCATACCCCGTCGACGGCATCTCGTGCGGCGACTTGCGGGCGTTCACGTTGTACGACGTGGTGACGTTCACGTCGTGGATGCACGTGCGCGTCGCCGACCAGAAGTTCGTGAAGATCGGGACGTACGCCCAGCCGTCCAAAGCGACCTTGCAGATTCCAGCCCTGGGCGGCGTGACGTCCACGTCGTACTTCATCTTCGGGCAGGCGTTCGAGCCGGGTGACCTTCCGTTCAGATTCACGGGCACGGGGCTCCTCGTCGAGCGCAGCACGGGACTCTTCGTCGGGTACGGCTTCACGGCGCGCTTCGGTGTGGCGGGCGCACTTGGCAAACTCGGATCGCCGTTTGATTGCTATCCGTGGGCACGCGCTAGCTTCGACTCCGCCCTCGACGCGAACGCGGGCTTGGTTCTCGACCCCGTCTCGTTCAAGGCAGGCGTGAAGTTCGAATACGGCTTCGAGGTCCGCGCGGGTTGCGCGGGACGCGACCGTCCTTTCGCGAACAAGCAGGAGATCATGGAATGGAACGGCAAGAGCTTCGGCGTCCACCTGCAGGCGACCGTCGAGGGCACGTTGAGCGCGTACGACCCGATTGCCTTTAGCGGAAGCGCTGCACTCACCGTCGACCTTCCCCTCATCCCGACCTTCACGGTCTCGGCGGGCGCGAGCTTCTGA
- a CDS encoding fibronectin type III domain-containing protein, with translation MRIIILTAFLLGTTAFVQTPSGSRPLALGTRDAVILRFPVLDTGLPQGGFVVTRSGSGAERTFTVRPLNAADAAARFRVDADDFALLTNGLAALRTTSSEQRGYLLLTLLGSVLQPNLARAAGLLYDDTNLAAGTYTYTVTADGRTLGRVTARVGQDSPLPAPPQPKATFGRGSVRLTWTRGGEEVVGYRVQRSVDGGAFVEATSSLIVVSRGVTPAFDEARLDAAKTYRYRVTAVDVFGRESAASPVLAVEGADTVPLAAPVLRFVRGEQGRVMVSWQPLTDRRVREVVVLRGDKPGKLSVLARVPAGSTSYTDAAASLTRPQYYAVKASDGSRESSASPDLPAQAFNTNPPAAPANVRATGQADGVALAWTPSREDDVVGYRVYRTQIGVETPAPPTLLNGALVKEAAFKDTIAKGVRASFEYTVRAVNASGVEGAPSTPVRSRTADGTPPDAPIVLRIDAVPGKIALVFTQTPTPDLRGFDVYRAAEDDARASRIATLPPDAYGFVDPSVNGGTTYSYAVRAVDDRGNASEPSNVVSITPPAARLAAPANVRAANASGALTLTWNAVEGAVAYFVYRETNGRRVQLPDLVVGTTFREAFARGARYLVQAVDREGRTGPLSSPAAP, from the coding sequence ATGCGAATCATCATCTTGACCGCCTTCCTGCTCGGAACGACCGCGTTCGTCCAGACGCCGAGCGGGTCGCGGCCCTTGGCGCTCGGCACGCGTGACGCCGTTATCTTGCGGTTTCCCGTGCTCGACACGGGCTTGCCACAAGGCGGCTTCGTCGTCACGCGCAGCGGATCGGGCGCCGAGCGGACGTTCACGGTTCGGCCGCTCAACGCCGCCGACGCCGCCGCGCGCTTCCGTGTGGACGCCGACGACTTCGCGTTGCTCACCAACGGCCTCGCGGCCTTGAGAACGACGTCGAGCGAGCAGCGCGGCTACCTGCTACTCACCTTGCTGGGAAGCGTCTTGCAACCGAACCTCGCGCGAGCGGCGGGCTTGCTGTACGACGACACGAACCTCGCGGCGGGCACGTACACGTACACGGTGACGGCCGACGGGCGAACGCTCGGACGCGTCACGGCGCGCGTCGGGCAGGATTCACCCCTGCCTGCCCCGCCTCAGCCCAAGGCGACCTTCGGGCGTGGCAGCGTACGGCTCACGTGGACACGCGGCGGCGAGGAGGTCGTCGGGTACCGCGTGCAGCGCTCCGTGGACGGCGGAGCGTTCGTGGAGGCGACGTCGTCGCTGATCGTCGTGTCGCGCGGCGTCACGCCCGCGTTCGACGAGGCCCGTCTCGATGCCGCCAAGACGTACCGTTACCGCGTAACCGCCGTCGACGTGTTCGGCCGCGAAAGCGCCGCCTCGCCCGTCCTCGCCGTGGAGGGCGCGGACACCGTGCCGCTCGCCGCGCCCGTGCTGCGCTTCGTACGCGGCGAGCAAGGCCGCGTCATGGTCTCGTGGCAGCCCCTCACGGACCGGCGGGTGCGCGAAGTCGTCGTGCTGCGCGGCGACAAGCCGGGCAAACTCTCGGTGCTGGCGCGCGTGCCCGCCGGAAGCACCTCGTACACCGACGCCGCCGCGAGCCTCACGCGTCCCCAGTACTACGCCGTGAAAGCCTCGGACGGATCGAGGGAAAGCTCGGCGTCGCCCGATCTACCCGCGCAAGCTTTCAACACGAATCCGCCCGCCGCTCCCGCCAATGTCCGCGCGACGGGACAGGCGGACGGCGTGGCCCTCGCGTGGACGCCAAGCCGTGAAGACGACGTCGTCGGGTACCGCGTGTACCGAACGCAGATCGGCGTCGAGACGCCCGCGCCGCCCACGCTTCTGAACGGCGCCCTCGTGAAGGAGGCGGCATTCAAGGACACCATCGCCAAAGGCGTGCGCGCCTCGTTCGAGTACACCGTGCGTGCCGTGAACGCCTCGGGAGTGGAGGGCGCGCCGTCGACGCCCGTGCGGAGCCGCACGGCGGACGGCACACCGCCCGACGCGCCGATCGTCTTGCGCATCGACGCGGTGCCCGGCAAGATCGCGCTCGTCTTCACGCAAACGCCCACACCGGATCTGCGCGGCTTCGACGTGTACCGCGCGGCCGAGGACGACGCCCGCGCCTCGCGCATCGCCACCCTCCCACCGGACGCGTACGGCTTCGTGGATCCCAGCGTGAACGGAGGCACGACGTACTCGTACGCGGTGCGCGCCGTGGACGATCGGGGCAACGCCTCCGAACCGTCGAACGTCGTCAGCATCACGCCGCCCGCCGCGCGCCTCGCCGCGCCCGCGAACGTACGCGCCGCCAACGCGAGCGGCGCCCTCACGTTGACGTGGAATGCCGTCGAGGGGGCGGTCGCGTACTTCGTGTACCGCGAAACGAACGGCCGCCGCGTCCAGTTGCCCGACCTCGTGGTGGGAACGACCTTCCGCGAAGCGTTCGCGCGCGGCGCGCGCTACCTCGTGCAAGCCGTCGACCGCGAGGGCCGAACGGGGCCGCTGTCGAGTCCTGCGGCGCCGTGA
- a CDS encoding ATP-binding protein codes for MVELTLLGAPSVKVRGELVKLPTRKALLLLAYVALEGEASRGVLSSMLWPGVDARRARQNLRAELYRLSRTLVGEHLHITDDRVATRGAWRVDVAELQEDDVASFLDGDVPDGDFAEWIAARRTKLLAQARTRLVASVAACEARGDLEGAVEASARLVRLDETDEVAWRDLVRLSVLRRDERGARRAYEAFSDMRRREFGVGPDEVARRWLNALHAEAQSGAERLHAPMVGREDAWRELQSSPAPLLLLGEPGVGKSRLAQEFSAAHRPRLFLRGLPEARAWPLGALRVALRSAWERGVLRDVDADTETLLARLLPRDSNDPPPVLDASPEHRSRLFEHLARAVVKALGRGTLVLDDLHDFDDLGLEALRAVFAEAARTPRAVRPRLVLTARTPELRAHPAAAALVRDLEARGELRVLPLTCLKPTEVLEVVRATTRTRLGTRFAERLHEATGGNPFFLLETLRHLRDRGDVTVDERGVWHTRFDDTTRDYSELALPASVLDAVRASMKALGEDARRILDVLAVLGRPASLALVESVARLDPWKAADIVALAASAGFVRSERGTARLAHDLHRVALLGGLDAARRVVLHREVALALGEAGASAAEVAHHAVLAEEPILAAEWLTRAAVEAMTAYAWKEANDFASRALALAPSGLVRARALSLCVELRHLEGDLDGASTYLDTLRRLADDLRSEALHLEVDAHFARLKYDTGDHAGVVTLTERLVEGGRASDVRAKGHMWRGLSLVRLGRMSEAREHLQAALRLEPTQRTRWTFNVHWALTQIHLVAREFDEAGAHASNALETARVLGDPLARAQGAMLLGGVFLARGLADEAARALQEAAEEARDLVQPKLKATIALNLGAANALSRRYEAAARAFETALLETPALLDLDEAARANLAAMRFMLGDMDAAANLLTGALEQARTRGASFDVARRLLSLANVHLACGDARVTHLLAEARDLIASLDLSILRHFLASLELARALLTGSRGEIADLAAALAAAEDAVQSDEVERHHLLLAEAHLALGQWEEARRRVLLAPLGAWRARLELAVLDAPDVVAVRAWLGDPTVPAVDGLLLAAALASRTGDRSDERLVRRRAASLLARTSDADVRAALKARVELIRASFAAGSRPRR; via the coding sequence ATGGTGGAATTGACGCTGCTCGGCGCGCCGAGCGTGAAAGTCCGAGGCGAACTCGTCAAGCTGCCGACACGCAAGGCGTTGCTGCTGCTCGCGTACGTCGCCTTGGAAGGCGAGGCGAGTCGCGGCGTGCTGTCGTCGATGCTGTGGCCGGGCGTGGACGCCCGAAGGGCTCGGCAGAACTTGCGCGCGGAACTGTACCGCTTGTCGCGCACCCTCGTCGGCGAGCACCTGCACATCACCGACGACCGCGTGGCGACGCGCGGCGCGTGGCGCGTCGACGTCGCCGAGCTTCAGGAAGACGACGTCGCGAGCTTTCTCGACGGAGACGTTCCCGACGGCGACTTCGCCGAGTGGATCGCCGCGCGCCGTACCAAACTGCTCGCCCAAGCGAGAACGCGCCTCGTCGCCTCGGTCGCCGCCTGCGAGGCGCGCGGCGACTTGGAAGGCGCGGTCGAAGCGTCGGCGAGGCTCGTGAGGCTCGACGAGACCGACGAGGTCGCGTGGCGCGACCTCGTGCGGCTCAGCGTGCTGCGGCGCGACGAACGCGGCGCCCGTCGGGCCTACGAGGCGTTCAGCGACATGCGGCGCCGTGAATTCGGCGTCGGGCCCGACGAGGTCGCGCGGCGTTGGTTGAACGCGCTTCACGCCGAGGCGCAGAGCGGGGCCGAGCGACTTCACGCGCCGATGGTCGGCCGCGAAGACGCTTGGCGCGAGTTGCAGAGCTCGCCCGCTCCGCTGCTGCTGCTCGGCGAGCCGGGCGTCGGCAAGTCGAGGCTCGCGCAGGAGTTCAGCGCCGCGCATCGACCTCGACTCTTCTTGCGCGGCTTGCCCGAGGCGCGCGCTTGGCCGCTCGGCGCGCTTCGCGTGGCGCTGCGGTCCGCTTGGGAGCGTGGCGTGCTGCGCGACGTCGACGCGGACACCGAGACGCTCCTCGCGCGGCTCCTTCCGCGCGATTCGAACGACCCGCCGCCCGTCCTCGACGCGTCGCCCGAGCATCGCAGCCGATTGTTCGAACATCTCGCTCGGGCCGTCGTGAAGGCGCTCGGACGCGGCACCCTCGTCCTCGACGATCTGCACGACTTCGACGATCTCGGCCTCGAAGCCCTGCGCGCCGTGTTCGCCGAGGCGGCGCGCACGCCCCGCGCCGTCCGACCGCGCCTCGTGCTGACCGCCCGGACTCCCGAGTTGCGCGCGCATCCCGCCGCCGCCGCCCTCGTACGTGACCTCGAGGCGCGAGGGGAACTGAGGGTGCTGCCCTTGACGTGCCTCAAGCCGACCGAGGTGCTGGAGGTCGTGCGCGCCACGACGCGCACGAGACTCGGAACGCGCTTCGCGGAACGCTTGCACGAAGCGACGGGCGGCAATCCCTTCTTCTTGCTCGAGACCTTGCGGCACCTGCGAGATCGCGGAGACGTCACGGTGGACGAGCGCGGCGTGTGGCACACCCGCTTCGACGACACGACGCGCGACTACTCGGAACTCGCGCTGCCCGCGAGCGTCCTCGACGCCGTACGCGCCAGCATGAAAGCCCTCGGCGAGGACGCTCGGCGCATTCTCGACGTGCTCGCCGTGCTGGGTCGCCCCGCCTCGCTCGCCCTCGTCGAATCGGTCGCGCGGCTCGATCCATGGAAAGCCGCCGACATCGTCGCGCTCGCCGCCTCGGCAGGATTCGTTCGGTCCGAGCGCGGCACGGCGCGGCTCGCGCACGACCTGCACCGCGTGGCGCTTCTCGGCGGTCTCGACGCGGCCCGCCGCGTCGTGCTGCACCGCGAGGTGGCGCTCGCGCTCGGCGAGGCGGGCGCGAGCGCGGCGGAAGTCGCGCACCACGCGGTCCTCGCCGAAGAGCCGATTCTCGCCGCCGAATGGCTGACGCGCGCCGCCGTCGAAGCGATGACGGCGTACGCGTGGAAGGAAGCGAACGACTTCGCTTCGCGCGCCCTCGCGCTCGCGCCGAGCGGCCTCGTGCGCGCCCGCGCCTTGTCGCTGTGCGTCGAGCTTCGGCACCTGGAGGGTGACCTCGACGGGGCCTCGACCTACCTCGACACGTTGCGGCGCCTTGCCGACGACTTGCGAAGCGAAGCGCTGCACTTGGAAGTGGACGCTCACTTCGCGCGGTTGAAGTACGACACCGGAGATCACGCGGGCGTCGTCACCCTCACCGAACGACTCGTGGAAGGCGGGCGGGCGAGCGACGTGCGTGCTAAGGGACACATGTGGCGCGGATTGTCGCTCGTGCGTCTGGGCCGCATGAGCGAAGCGCGTGAGCACTTGCAGGCGGCGTTGCGCCTCGAACCCACGCAGCGCACGCGCTGGACGTTCAACGTGCATTGGGCGCTCACGCAAATCCACCTTGTGGCCCGCGAGTTCGACGAGGCGGGCGCGCACGCGTCGAACGCCTTGGAAACGGCGCGCGTCCTCGGCGATCCGCTGGCCCGCGCGCAAGGCGCGATGCTGCTCGGCGGCGTGTTCCTCGCGCGGGGTTTGGCCGACGAGGCCGCGCGCGCGCTGCAGGAAGCGGCCGAGGAGGCGCGCGACCTCGTCCAGCCGAAGCTCAAGGCGACCATCGCCCTGAACCTCGGGGCGGCCAACGCGCTGTCACGACGCTACGAGGCGGCGGCGCGGGCGTTCGAGACGGCATTGCTGGAAACGCCCGCCCTTCTCGACCTCGACGAGGCCGCTCGCGCCAACCTCGCCGCGATGCGCTTCATGCTCGGCGACATGGACGCCGCCGCGAATCTACTGACGGGCGCTTTGGAACAAGCCCGGACCCGAGGCGCCTCCTTCGATGTCGCGCGGAGGTTACTGAGCCTCGCGAACGTTCACCTCGCGTGCGGCGACGCGCGCGTGACGCACCTGCTCGCCGAGGCGCGTGACCTCATCGCCTCTCTCGACCTCTCGATTCTGCGGCACTTTCTGGCGAGCCTCGAACTCGCCAGGGCGCTCCTGACGGGTTCGCGCGGCGAGATCGCCGATCTCGCCGCCGCCCTCGCCGCCGCCGAGGACGCCGTGCAAAGCGACGAGGTCGAGCGTCACCACCTGCTGCTCGCCGAGGCGCACCTCGCGCTCGGTCAATGGGAAGAGGCGAGGAGGCGCGTGCTGCTGGCGCCGCTCGGCGCGTGGCGCGCGCGTCTCGAACTCGCCGTGCTCGACGCGCCCGACGTGGTCGCTGTACGCGCGTGGCTCGGCGATCCGACCGTGCCCGCCGTGGACGGGCTTCTGCTCGCGGCCGCCTTGGCGAGCCGCACGGGCGACAGGTCGGACGAGCGGCTCGTTCGACGCCGCGCCGCGAGCCTGCTCGCACGCACGTCCGACGCCGACGTGCGCGCGGCCCTGAAGGCTCGCGTCGAGTTGATTCGGGCCTCTTTCGCCGCCGGGTCGCGACCGCGAAGGTGA